A DNA window from Mastomys coucha isolate ucsf_1 unplaced genomic scaffold, UCSF_Mcou_1 pScaffold21, whole genome shotgun sequence contains the following coding sequences:
- the Brsk2 gene encoding serine/threonine-protein kinase BRSK2 isoform X13, whose amino-acid sequence MTSTGKDGGGAQHAQYVGPYRLEKTLGKGQTGLVKLGIHCVTCQKVAIKIVNREKLSESVLMKVEREIAILKLIEHPHVLKLHDVYENKKYLYLVLEHVSGGELFDYLVKKGRLTPKEARKFFRQIISALDFCHSHSICHRDLKPENLLLDERNNIRIADFGMASLQVGDSLLETSCGSPHYACPEVIRGEKYDGRKADVWSCGVILFALLVGALPFDDDNLRQLLEKVKRGVFHMPHFIPPDCQSLLRGMIEVDAARRLTLEHIQKHIWYIGGKNEPEPEQPIPRKVQIRSLPSLEDIDPDVLDSMHSLGCFRDRNKLLQDLLSEEENQEKMIYFLLLDRKERYPSHEDEDLPPRNEIDPPRKRVDSPMLNRHGKRRPERKSMEVLSVTDGGSPVPARRAIEMAQHGQRSRSISGASSGLSTSPLSSPRVTPHPSPRGSPLPTPKGTPVHTPKESPAGTPNPTPPSSPSVGGVPWRTRLNSIKNSFLGSPRFHRRKLQVPTPEEMSNLTPESSPELAKKSWFGNFINLEKEEQIFVVIKDKPLSSIKADIVHAFLSIPSLSHSVISQTSFRAEYKATGGPAVFQKPVKFQVDITYTEGGEAQKENGIYSVTFTLLSGPSRRFKRVVETIQAQLLSTHDQPSAQHLSDTTNCMEVMTGRLSKCGIIPKS is encoded by the exons GCTTGGTGAAGCTGGGAATCCACTGTGTCACTTGCCAGAAGGTCGCCATCAAAATCGTCAATCGTGAGAAGCTCAGTGAGTCGGTGCTGATGAAG GTGGAGCGAGAGATTGCCATCTTGAAGCTCATCGAGCATCCACATGTACTGAAGCTGCATGACgtctatgaaaacaaaaaatattt ATATCTGGTGCTAGAACATGTGTCTGGGGGAGAGCTGTTCGACTACCTGGTGAAGAAGGGCCGGCTGACCCCCAAGGAGGCCCGCAAGTTCTTCCGGCAGATTATCTCTGCACTGGACTTCTGTCACAGCCACTCCATATG CCATAGAGACTTGAAGCCAGAGAACCTGCTGCTAGACGAGAGGAACAACATCCGTATTGCAGACTTTGGCATGGCATCCTTGCAGGTGGGAGACAGCCTGCTGGAGACCAGCTGCGG ATCTCCACACTATGCCTGTCCGGAAGTGATTCGG GGCGAGAAGTATGATGGCCGCAAGGCAGATGTGTGGAGCTGTGGTGTGATCCTGTTCGCCCTGCTGGTG GGGGCTCTGCCTTTTGATGATGACAACCTGCGGCAGTTGCTGGAGAAGGTCAAGCGTGGTGTGTTCCACATGCCACACTTTATCCCACCAGACTGCCAGAGTCTCCTGCGTGGCATGATTGAGGTGGACGCAGCTCGGCGCCTCACG CTAGAGCACATTCAGAAACACATATGGTATAT AGGTGGCAAGAATGAGCCAGAGCCAGAACAGCCCATCCCACGCAAGGTGCAGATCCGCTCACTGCCCAGCCTGGAAGATATTGACCCTGATGTGTTGGACAGCATGCACTCGCTGGGCTGCTTCCGAGACCGCAACAAGCTGCTGCAGGACCTGCTATCTGAGGA GGAGAATCAGGAAAAGATGATTTATTTCCTCCTCCTGGATCGGAAAGAACGGTATCCCAGCCATGAGGATGAGGACCTGCCCCCCAGGAATGAGATAG ACCCTCCCAGGAAGCGCGTGGATTCCCCAATGCTGAACCGGCATGGCAAGCGGCGACCTGAGCGCAAGTCCATGGAAGTGCTCAGTGTGACAGATGGTGGATCCCCAGTGCCTGCACGGAGAGCCATTGAGATGGCCCAGCATGGCCAGAG ATCTCGATCCATCAGTGGTGCCTCCTCAGGCCTTTCTACAAGTCCACTCAGCAGTCCTCGG GTGACCCCTCACCCCTCACCAAGGGGCAGTCCCCTTCCTACCCCCAAAGGGACGCCTGTCCACACGCCAAAGGAGAGCCCAGCTGGCACACCCAACCCCACACCACCATCCAGCCCTAGTGTTGGAGGAGTGCCCTGGCGGACACGACTCAACTCCATCAAGAACAGCTTCCTGGGCTCACCTCGCTTCCACCGCCGGAAACTGCAAG TTCCCACGCCAGAGGAGATGTCCAACCTGACCCCAGAATCCTCTCCAGA GCTGGCCAAGAAATCGTGGTTTGGGAACTTCATCAAcctggagaaggaggagcagatcTTTGTGGTGATCAAGGACAAGCCCCTGAGCTCCATCAAGGCTGACATCGTTCATGCCTTCCTGTCG ATCCCCAGCCTCAGCCACAGCGTTATTTCCCAGACAAGCTTCAGGGCTGAATACAAGGCCACAGGGGGTCCAGCAGTGTTCCAGAAGCCGGTCAAGTTCCAGGTGGACATCACCTACACTGAGGGTGGAGAGGCCCAGAAGGAGAATGGCATCTACTCAGTCACATTCACTTTACTCTCAG GCCCCAGTCGCCGCTTCAAGAGGGTGGTGGAGACCATCCAGGCCCAGCTGTTGAGCACCCATGACCAGCCATCAGCCCAGCACCTGTCAG ACACCACTAACTGTATGGAAGTGATGACGGGGCGGCTTTCCAAATGTG GAATTATCCCGAAAAGTTAA
- the Brsk2 gene encoding serine/threonine-protein kinase BRSK2 isoform X11, whose translation MTSTGKDGGGAQHAQYVGPYRLEKTLGKGQTGLVKLGIHCVTCQKVAIKIVNREKLSESVLMKVEREIAILKLIEHPHVLKLHDVYENKKYLYLVLEHVSGGELFDYLVKKGRLTPKEARKFFRQIISALDFCHSHSICHRDLKPENLLLDERNNIRIADFGMASLQVGDSLLETSCGSPHYACPEVIRGEKYDGRKADVWSCGVILFALLVGALPFDDDNLRQLLEKVKRGVFHMPHFIPPDCQSLLRGMIEVDAARRLTLEHIQKHIWYIGGKNEPEPEQPIPRKVQIRSLPSLEDIDPDVLDSMHSLGCFRDRNKLLQDLLSEEENQEKMIYFLLLDRKERYPSHEDEDLPPRNEIDPPRKRVDSPMLNRHGKRRPERKSMEVLSVTDGGSPVPARRAIEMAQHGQRSRSISGASSGLSTSPLSSPRVTPHPSPRGSPLPTPKGTPVHTPKESPAGTPNPTPPSSPSVGGVPWRTRLNSIKNSFLGSPRFHRRKLQVPTPEEMSNLTPESSPELAKKSWFGNFINLEKEEQIFVVIKDKPLSSIKADIVHAFLSIPSLSHSVISQTSFRAEYKATGGPAVFQKPVKFQVDITYTEGGEAQKENGIYSVTFTLLSGPSRRFKRVVETIQAQLLSTHDQPSAQHLSEPPPPAPGLSWGAGLKGQKVATSYESSL comes from the exons GCTTGGTGAAGCTGGGAATCCACTGTGTCACTTGCCAGAAGGTCGCCATCAAAATCGTCAATCGTGAGAAGCTCAGTGAGTCGGTGCTGATGAAG GTGGAGCGAGAGATTGCCATCTTGAAGCTCATCGAGCATCCACATGTACTGAAGCTGCATGACgtctatgaaaacaaaaaatattt ATATCTGGTGCTAGAACATGTGTCTGGGGGAGAGCTGTTCGACTACCTGGTGAAGAAGGGCCGGCTGACCCCCAAGGAGGCCCGCAAGTTCTTCCGGCAGATTATCTCTGCACTGGACTTCTGTCACAGCCACTCCATATG CCATAGAGACTTGAAGCCAGAGAACCTGCTGCTAGACGAGAGGAACAACATCCGTATTGCAGACTTTGGCATGGCATCCTTGCAGGTGGGAGACAGCCTGCTGGAGACCAGCTGCGG ATCTCCACACTATGCCTGTCCGGAAGTGATTCGG GGCGAGAAGTATGATGGCCGCAAGGCAGATGTGTGGAGCTGTGGTGTGATCCTGTTCGCCCTGCTGGTG GGGGCTCTGCCTTTTGATGATGACAACCTGCGGCAGTTGCTGGAGAAGGTCAAGCGTGGTGTGTTCCACATGCCACACTTTATCCCACCAGACTGCCAGAGTCTCCTGCGTGGCATGATTGAGGTGGACGCAGCTCGGCGCCTCACG CTAGAGCACATTCAGAAACACATATGGTATAT AGGTGGCAAGAATGAGCCAGAGCCAGAACAGCCCATCCCACGCAAGGTGCAGATCCGCTCACTGCCCAGCCTGGAAGATATTGACCCTGATGTGTTGGACAGCATGCACTCGCTGGGCTGCTTCCGAGACCGCAACAAGCTGCTGCAGGACCTGCTATCTGAGGA GGAGAATCAGGAAAAGATGATTTATTTCCTCCTCCTGGATCGGAAAGAACGGTATCCCAGCCATGAGGATGAGGACCTGCCCCCCAGGAATGAGATAG ACCCTCCCAGGAAGCGCGTGGATTCCCCAATGCTGAACCGGCATGGCAAGCGGCGACCTGAGCGCAAGTCCATGGAAGTGCTCAGTGTGACAGATGGTGGATCCCCAGTGCCTGCACGGAGAGCCATTGAGATGGCCCAGCATGGCCAGAG ATCTCGATCCATCAGTGGTGCCTCCTCAGGCCTTTCTACAAGTCCACTCAGCAGTCCTCGG GTGACCCCTCACCCCTCACCAAGGGGCAGTCCCCTTCCTACCCCCAAAGGGACGCCTGTCCACACGCCAAAGGAGAGCCCAGCTGGCACACCCAACCCCACACCACCATCCAGCCCTAGTGTTGGAGGAGTGCCCTGGCGGACACGACTCAACTCCATCAAGAACAGCTTCCTGGGCTCACCTCGCTTCCACCGCCGGAAACTGCAAG TTCCCACGCCAGAGGAGATGTCCAACCTGACCCCAGAATCCTCTCCAGA GCTGGCCAAGAAATCGTGGTTTGGGAACTTCATCAAcctggagaaggaggagcagatcTTTGTGGTGATCAAGGACAAGCCCCTGAGCTCCATCAAGGCTGACATCGTTCATGCCTTCCTGTCG ATCCCCAGCCTCAGCCACAGCGTTATTTCCCAGACAAGCTTCAGGGCTGAATACAAGGCCACAGGGGGTCCAGCAGTGTTCCAGAAGCCGGTCAAGTTCCAGGTGGACATCACCTACACTGAGGGTGGAGAGGCCCAGAAGGAGAATGGCATCTACTCAGTCACATTCACTTTACTCTCAG GCCCCAGTCGCCGCTTCAAGAGGGTGGTGGAGACCATCCAGGCCCAGCTGTTGAGCACCCATGACCAGCCATCAGCCCAGCACCTGTCAG AACCACCCCCGCCAGCGCCAGGACTAAGCTGGGGTGCTGGGCTTAAGGGCCAGAAGGTGGCCACCAGCTACGAGAGTAGCCTCTGA
- the Brsk2 gene encoding serine/threonine-protein kinase BRSK2 isoform X4, with translation MTSTGKDGGGAQHAQYVGPYRLEKTLGKGQTGLVKLGIHCVTCQKVAIKIVNREKLSESVLMKVEREIAILKLIEHPHVLKLHDVYENKKYLYLVLEHVSGGELFDYLVKKGRLTPKEARKFFRQIISALDFCHSHSICHRDLKPENLLLDERNNIRIADFGMASLQVGDSLLETSCGSPHYACPEVIRGEKYDGRKADVWSCGVILFALLVGALPFDDDNLRQLLEKVKRGVFHMPHFIPPDCQSLLRGMIEVDAARRLTLEHIQKHIWYIGGKNEPEPEQPIPRKVQIRSLPSLEDIDPDVLDSMHSLGCFRDRNKLLQDLLSEEENQEKMIYFLLLDRKERYPSHEDEDLPPRNEIDPPRKRVDSPMLNRHGKRRPERKSMEVLSVTDGGSPVPARRAIEMAQHGQSKAVFSKSLDIAEAHPQFSKEDRSRSISGASSGLSTSPLSSPRPVRKFVLPPLPPELPYVACPLATSSEPEACRSTSRPGHILSPQAALRPNPKTQTLPCKAKLTDKPLQATKSNPLPACTQTQPPGASLGTPLALSPGPPTLPAPARLLPTGTEPNTKSVPTIQVTPHPSPRGSPLPTPKGTPVHTPKESPAGTPNPTPPSSPSVGGVPWRTRLNSIKNSFLGSPRFHRRKLQVPTPEEMSNLTPESSPELAKKSWFGNFINLEKEEQIFVVIKDKPLSSIKADIVHAFLSIPSLSHSVISQTSFRAEYKATGGPAVFQKPVKFQVDITYTEGGEAQKENGIYSVTFTLLSGPSRRFKRVVETIQAQLLSTHDQPSAQHLSEPPPPAPGLSWGAGLKGQKVATSYESSL, from the exons GCTTGGTGAAGCTGGGAATCCACTGTGTCACTTGCCAGAAGGTCGCCATCAAAATCGTCAATCGTGAGAAGCTCAGTGAGTCGGTGCTGATGAAG GTGGAGCGAGAGATTGCCATCTTGAAGCTCATCGAGCATCCACATGTACTGAAGCTGCATGACgtctatgaaaacaaaaaatattt ATATCTGGTGCTAGAACATGTGTCTGGGGGAGAGCTGTTCGACTACCTGGTGAAGAAGGGCCGGCTGACCCCCAAGGAGGCCCGCAAGTTCTTCCGGCAGATTATCTCTGCACTGGACTTCTGTCACAGCCACTCCATATG CCATAGAGACTTGAAGCCAGAGAACCTGCTGCTAGACGAGAGGAACAACATCCGTATTGCAGACTTTGGCATGGCATCCTTGCAGGTGGGAGACAGCCTGCTGGAGACCAGCTGCGG ATCTCCACACTATGCCTGTCCGGAAGTGATTCGG GGCGAGAAGTATGATGGCCGCAAGGCAGATGTGTGGAGCTGTGGTGTGATCCTGTTCGCCCTGCTGGTG GGGGCTCTGCCTTTTGATGATGACAACCTGCGGCAGTTGCTGGAGAAGGTCAAGCGTGGTGTGTTCCACATGCCACACTTTATCCCACCAGACTGCCAGAGTCTCCTGCGTGGCATGATTGAGGTGGACGCAGCTCGGCGCCTCACG CTAGAGCACATTCAGAAACACATATGGTATAT AGGTGGCAAGAATGAGCCAGAGCCAGAACAGCCCATCCCACGCAAGGTGCAGATCCGCTCACTGCCCAGCCTGGAAGATATTGACCCTGATGTGTTGGACAGCATGCACTCGCTGGGCTGCTTCCGAGACCGCAACAAGCTGCTGCAGGACCTGCTATCTGAGGA GGAGAATCAGGAAAAGATGATTTATTTCCTCCTCCTGGATCGGAAAGAACGGTATCCCAGCCATGAGGATGAGGACCTGCCCCCCAGGAATGAGATAG ACCCTCCCAGGAAGCGCGTGGATTCCCCAATGCTGAACCGGCATGGCAAGCGGCGACCTGAGCGCAAGTCCATGGAAGTGCTCAGTGTGACAGATGGTGGATCCCCAGTGCCTGCACGGAGAGCCATTGAGATGGCCCAGCATGGCCAGAG TAAAGCAGTGTTCAGTAAAAGCCTGGATATCGCTGAAGCCCATCCCCAATTCAGCAAAGAAGACAG ATCTCGATCCATCAGTGGTGCCTCCTCAGGCCTTTCTACAAGTCCACTCAGCAGTCCTCGG CCTGTTAGGAAGTTTGTCCTGCCCCCTCTGCCCCCTGAGCTCCCCTATGTGGCTTGCCCCCTGGCCACCTCCTCGGAGCCTGAAGCTTGTCGGAGCACCTCTCGGCCAGGACACATCCTCTCTCCACAGGCCGCCCTGCGGCCCAACCCCAAGACTCAGACCTTGCCGTGCAAGGCCAAGCTGACAGACAAGCCGCTGCAGGCCACCAAGTCCAACCCGCTCCCAGCCTGCACCCAGACCCAGCCTCCTGGAGCCAGCCTTGGCACTCCACTGGCCCTATCCCCTGGGCCACCCACCCTGCCGGCCCCTGCCCGGCTCCTGCCAACTGGGACTGAACCAAACACCAAATCTGTCCCCACCATACAGGTGACCCCTCACCCCTCACCAAGGGGCAGTCCCCTTCCTACCCCCAAAGGGACGCCTGTCCACACGCCAAAGGAGAGCCCAGCTGGCACACCCAACCCCACACCACCATCCAGCCCTAGTGTTGGAGGAGTGCCCTGGCGGACACGACTCAACTCCATCAAGAACAGCTTCCTGGGCTCACCTCGCTTCCACCGCCGGAAACTGCAAG TTCCCACGCCAGAGGAGATGTCCAACCTGACCCCAGAATCCTCTCCAGA GCTGGCCAAGAAATCGTGGTTTGGGAACTTCATCAAcctggagaaggaggagcagatcTTTGTGGTGATCAAGGACAAGCCCCTGAGCTCCATCAAGGCTGACATCGTTCATGCCTTCCTGTCG ATCCCCAGCCTCAGCCACAGCGTTATTTCCCAGACAAGCTTCAGGGCTGAATACAAGGCCACAGGGGGTCCAGCAGTGTTCCAGAAGCCGGTCAAGTTCCAGGTGGACATCACCTACACTGAGGGTGGAGAGGCCCAGAAGGAGAATGGCATCTACTCAGTCACATTCACTTTACTCTCAG GCCCCAGTCGCCGCTTCAAGAGGGTGGTGGAGACCATCCAGGCCCAGCTGTTGAGCACCCATGACCAGCCATCAGCCCAGCACCTGTCAG AACCACCCCCGCCAGCGCCAGGACTAAGCTGGGGTGCTGGGCTTAAGGGCCAGAAGGTGGCCACCAGCTACGAGAGTAGCCTCTGA
- the Brsk2 gene encoding serine/threonine-protein kinase BRSK2 isoform X3, producing the protein MTSTGKDGGGAQHAQYVGPYRLEKTLGKGQTGLVKLGIHCVTCQKVAIKIVNREKLSESVLMKVEREIAILKLIEHPHVLKLHDVYENKKYLYLVLEHVSGGELFDYLVKKGRLTPKEARKFFRQIISALDFCHSHSICHRDLKPENLLLDERNNIRIADFGMASLQVGDSLLETSCGSPHYACPEVIRGEKYDGRKADVWSCGVILFALLVGALPFDDDNLRQLLEKVKRGVFHMPHFIPPDCQSLLRGMIEVDAARRLTLEHIQKHIWYIGGKNEPEPEQPIPRKVQIRSLPSLEDIDPDVLDSMHSLGCFRDRNKLLQDLLSEEENQEKMIYFLLLDRKERYPSHEDEDLPPRNEIDPPRKRVDSPMLNRHGKRRPERKSMEVLSVTDGGSPVPARRAIEMAQHGQRSRSISGASSGLSTSPLSSPRPVRKFVLPPLPPELPYVACPLATSSEPEACRSTSRPGHILSPQAALRPNPKTQTLPCKAKLTDKPLQATKSNPLPACTQTQPPGASLGTPLALSPGPPTLPAPARLLPTGTEPNTKSVPTIQVTPHPSPRGSPLPTPKGTPVHTPKESPAGTPNPTPPSSPSVGGVPWRTRLNSIKNSFLGSPRFHRRKLQVPTPEEMSNLTPESSPELAKKSWFGNFINLEKEEQIFVVIKDKPLSSIKADIVHAFLSIPSLSHSVISQTSFRAEYKATGGPAVFQKPVKFQVDITYTEGGEAQKENGIYSVTFTLLSGPSRRFKRVVETIQAQLLSTHDQPSAQHLSDTTNCMEVMTGRLSKCDEKNGQAAQAPSTPAKRSAHGPLGDSAAAGPGGDTEYPMGKDMAKMGPPAARREQP; encoded by the exons GCTTGGTGAAGCTGGGAATCCACTGTGTCACTTGCCAGAAGGTCGCCATCAAAATCGTCAATCGTGAGAAGCTCAGTGAGTCGGTGCTGATGAAG GTGGAGCGAGAGATTGCCATCTTGAAGCTCATCGAGCATCCACATGTACTGAAGCTGCATGACgtctatgaaaacaaaaaatattt ATATCTGGTGCTAGAACATGTGTCTGGGGGAGAGCTGTTCGACTACCTGGTGAAGAAGGGCCGGCTGACCCCCAAGGAGGCCCGCAAGTTCTTCCGGCAGATTATCTCTGCACTGGACTTCTGTCACAGCCACTCCATATG CCATAGAGACTTGAAGCCAGAGAACCTGCTGCTAGACGAGAGGAACAACATCCGTATTGCAGACTTTGGCATGGCATCCTTGCAGGTGGGAGACAGCCTGCTGGAGACCAGCTGCGG ATCTCCACACTATGCCTGTCCGGAAGTGATTCGG GGCGAGAAGTATGATGGCCGCAAGGCAGATGTGTGGAGCTGTGGTGTGATCCTGTTCGCCCTGCTGGTG GGGGCTCTGCCTTTTGATGATGACAACCTGCGGCAGTTGCTGGAGAAGGTCAAGCGTGGTGTGTTCCACATGCCACACTTTATCCCACCAGACTGCCAGAGTCTCCTGCGTGGCATGATTGAGGTGGACGCAGCTCGGCGCCTCACG CTAGAGCACATTCAGAAACACATATGGTATAT AGGTGGCAAGAATGAGCCAGAGCCAGAACAGCCCATCCCACGCAAGGTGCAGATCCGCTCACTGCCCAGCCTGGAAGATATTGACCCTGATGTGTTGGACAGCATGCACTCGCTGGGCTGCTTCCGAGACCGCAACAAGCTGCTGCAGGACCTGCTATCTGAGGA GGAGAATCAGGAAAAGATGATTTATTTCCTCCTCCTGGATCGGAAAGAACGGTATCCCAGCCATGAGGATGAGGACCTGCCCCCCAGGAATGAGATAG ACCCTCCCAGGAAGCGCGTGGATTCCCCAATGCTGAACCGGCATGGCAAGCGGCGACCTGAGCGCAAGTCCATGGAAGTGCTCAGTGTGACAGATGGTGGATCCCCAGTGCCTGCACGGAGAGCCATTGAGATGGCCCAGCATGGCCAGAG ATCTCGATCCATCAGTGGTGCCTCCTCAGGCCTTTCTACAAGTCCACTCAGCAGTCCTCGG CCTGTTAGGAAGTTTGTCCTGCCCCCTCTGCCCCCTGAGCTCCCCTATGTGGCTTGCCCCCTGGCCACCTCCTCGGAGCCTGAAGCTTGTCGGAGCACCTCTCGGCCAGGACACATCCTCTCTCCACAGGCCGCCCTGCGGCCCAACCCCAAGACTCAGACCTTGCCGTGCAAGGCCAAGCTGACAGACAAGCCGCTGCAGGCCACCAAGTCCAACCCGCTCCCAGCCTGCACCCAGACCCAGCCTCCTGGAGCCAGCCTTGGCACTCCACTGGCCCTATCCCCTGGGCCACCCACCCTGCCGGCCCCTGCCCGGCTCCTGCCAACTGGGACTGAACCAAACACCAAATCTGTCCCCACCATACAGGTGACCCCTCACCCCTCACCAAGGGGCAGTCCCCTTCCTACCCCCAAAGGGACGCCTGTCCACACGCCAAAGGAGAGCCCAGCTGGCACACCCAACCCCACACCACCATCCAGCCCTAGTGTTGGAGGAGTGCCCTGGCGGACACGACTCAACTCCATCAAGAACAGCTTCCTGGGCTCACCTCGCTTCCACCGCCGGAAACTGCAAG TTCCCACGCCAGAGGAGATGTCCAACCTGACCCCAGAATCCTCTCCAGA GCTGGCCAAGAAATCGTGGTTTGGGAACTTCATCAAcctggagaaggaggagcagatcTTTGTGGTGATCAAGGACAAGCCCCTGAGCTCCATCAAGGCTGACATCGTTCATGCCTTCCTGTCG ATCCCCAGCCTCAGCCACAGCGTTATTTCCCAGACAAGCTTCAGGGCTGAATACAAGGCCACAGGGGGTCCAGCAGTGTTCCAGAAGCCGGTCAAGTTCCAGGTGGACATCACCTACACTGAGGGTGGAGAGGCCCAGAAGGAGAATGGCATCTACTCAGTCACATTCACTTTACTCTCAG GCCCCAGTCGCCGCTTCAAGAGGGTGGTGGAGACCATCCAGGCCCAGCTGTTGAGCACCCATGACCAGCCATCAGCCCAGCACCTGTCAG ACACCACTAACTGTATGGAAGTGATGACGGGGCGGCTTTCCAAATGTG ACGAGAAGAACGGGCAGGCGGCCCAGGCCCCCAGCACACCCGCCAAGCGGAGTGCCCACGGCCCCCTGGGTGACTCCGCGGCCGCTGGCCCTGGAGGGGACACCGAGTACCCGATGGGCAAGGACATGGCCAAGATGGGGCCGCCCGCCGCCCGCCGTGAGCAGCCTTAG